The Lepisosteus oculatus isolate fLepOcu1 chromosome 4, fLepOcu1.hap2, whole genome shotgun sequence genome window below encodes:
- the vsir gene encoding V-type immunoglobulin domain-containing suppressor of T-cell activation has protein sequence MGIRSTMSLVGVLRFCVALSVITTDGIWSMTISAPYESYYCPEGANVTLICTFKGEENHLGYSWYFTPHLEKPCEKIHPRQPHNRTPTHGHSHGHGHGPGVLSGISKGNLTVSLINLTQLDQGRYCCILYDKNQHHILQHSFVRLLMSPRNNNSHHCTTYAKSEDGSATAAGLATAACIIGILALPLILLLVYKQRQTVNTNRRAQELVRMDSAAQGHENPVFLGESPQVKTRTVSQIMRQQSETGRHLLSEPGTPLSPPPNGDVFFPSQDPIPESPDLIKV, from the exons ATGGGGATCCGAAGCACAATGAGCTTGGTTGGTGTCTTACGGTTCTGCGTTGCCTTGTCTGTCATAACTACGG ATGGCATATGGTCCATGACAATCTCAGCTCCTTATGAATCCTACTACTGCCCGGAAGGGGCTAATGTCACCCTGATTTGCACCTTCAAGGGGGAAGAGAATCACCTGGGGTACAGCTGGTATTTTACCCCCCATCTTGAGAAGCCGTGTGAGAAGATCCACCCACGCCAGCCGCACAACCGCACCCCCACCCACGGCCACAGCCATGGGCACGGTCATGGCCCAGGCGTGCTGTCTGGCATCAGCAAAGGCAACCTGACAGTCAGCCTGATCAACTTAACACAGCTCGACCAGGGACGCTACTGCTGCATTCTCTATGACAAGAATCAACACCACATTTTACAGCACAGCTTTGTCAGGCTCCTAATGTCTCCCA GGAACAACAACAGTCACCATTGCACCACGTATGCCAAGAGCGAAGACG GCTCTGCTACTGCTGCTGGTCTGGCCACTGCCGCATGCATCATTGGAATCCTGGCTCTGCCACTGATCCTGCTGCTGGTGTACAAACAGAGGCAGACAGTCAACACCAACCGCC GAGCCCAGGAGCTGGTGAGGATGGACAG TGCGGCACAGGGCCATGAGAACCCAGTGTTTCTGGGGGAGTCGCCTCAGGTGAAGACACGCACGGTGTCCCAGATCATGCGACAGCAGTCAGAGACAGGCCGCCACCTGCTGTCAGAACCCGGGACACCACTGTCGCCCCCCCCAAACGGAGATGTCTTTTTCCCTTCTCAAG ATCCCATTCCGGAGTCCCCTGACTTAATAAAAGTATAG